GTGAGTCACGGCGGCGTACCGGTCGAGGTCGACGTGGCGAGCGGCTCGCTCTCGATGCCGATCGTCCTGAACCGCCTGCACAGCAACACGAAGTATCGACTGCATGGCTTTGCCTACAAGGCGCCGGGCACCGCCGAGAGCGATCGCATCTCGACGCTGGATCAGTACTCGTACACCGACGTGTCGGTGGGAACCTCCGAACGTCCGACGATGGCCTCGCTACCGGTCAGGCTCCTGGATCAGCGCTTCGCGGGCCAGGCGACCGGCTCCTTCGTCATCCTGCCCGGCGGCCTGATCAACCTCACCGAGACCCTCACGGCGATTCCCGGCAGCGGTGGAAACGGCGGCCAAGGCGCAGGGGTGGAGACCTACGCGGGCGTCATCTATCCGCCCCAGAACACGCTGGCGACCGAATGGCCGATCTCGGCGGACCGCTGCGTCCCGGCACCCAACGGGTCGATCTACTTCTCGGCCCCCGCCGAACACGTCATCTACAAGATCGACCCGAACGGCATCCTGTCCGTCTATGCCGGCACTCGGACCCAGGGAACCCTCTCGAACGGACCGGCGACCTCGGCCAATCTCAACTACCCGACCGGGCTTTGCGTCGATGGAACCGGGGTCCTCTACTTCAGTGATTTTTCCAATCACCAGGTCGCCAAGATCAGCACCGATGGGATGCTCACGATCGTCGCGGGCACCGGTGCTCCCGGCAATACGGGCGACGGGGGAGACGCACTCTCGGCCACGCTGCGCAACCCTCAGGAACTGGCGCTGACCGCCTCGAACCAGTTGATCATCGCCGATTACGGGAACGACCGTGTACGCCGCGTCGCCGGCGACGGCAAGATCAGCACCATCGCGGGCCGAGGTCCCTGGGGATATTCGAGTTCATCCGAGATGTCGGTATCGCCCCCCACTGACGCCTACGTGAAGTCCCCGCGCTGGCCCTTCGTGGACGGCAACACCATCTACATCTTCGACACGGCCTTCCCCACCCTCTTCGCCTTCACCGTCGGTGGCAGCTACACCCGACAAGCGGGTGCCGTCATCAACGGCAACTGGGCCGGCTACAACGGAGACAACAAGGCGGGCACGTCGGCTTTTCTCAGCTACGAGCCGTCCAATATCGTCAAGGAAGCCGGCACCGGCGCTCTGCTGTTCGGCGACGGATCCAACCATCGCTTCCGCCAGCTCCTGAACGGAACGATCACAACCAAGTGGGGCAACGGCACCGGGGGCTACACCCCTGACGGCCAGTCGATCGTGAACAGCGCCGTCAACAACCCTCAGTCGCTGTTCATAGACCCCAACGGCAACTACGTCTTCTCGGACCTCGGCAACCGCCTCATCCGCCGGATCAACGCCGCCACCAACGTGATCACCACCATCGGTGGCAACCGCTCGACGGAATTCGCCGGCAACAACATCCAGGCCAAGCAGGCGCGCTTCGGCTCCCCCACGGCGCTCGCGCTCGATGCCGCGGGCAACCTGTACGTGGCCGACCCCACCAACCATCGCATCCGCAAGATCGACACCACGGGCGTCGTGACCACCTTCGCTGGCACGGGCTTCGCCGGCTTCAGCGGCGACGGCGGCAACGCAACCAGCGCTCAGCTCAAGAATCCTCAAGGGGTCTGGGTGGATGCTGCCGGCCAGGTCTTCATCGCGGACACGGATAACAAGCGAATCCGAAAAGTCGCCAGCGGCACGATCACGACGGTGGCGACCCTCAACGGGGACCCGGTGTCCGTGGTCGGCAACGGCACGATGCTCTTCATCGCAGACGGATCGAACGGGCACATTGTCCAGGTGGCCAAAAACGCATCCAACGCCACCCCGACGCTCTTCGCGGACGTAAGCGAGTATGCCTGGCCACAGGGCTTGGCGCTGGACCCTTCCGGCAATCTCTACATGACGGACGCTTATTACTCGAAGGTCCTCAAGTTCGACGCGAACGCCAATCCATCCGTGTTCGCTGGCCAGGACGAAACAATCGGCTGGTCGGGCGACGGCGGTCCCGCCACGGCGGCAGCCTTGAACTACCCGTCCAACATCACCTTCGATGCCAGCGGAGCCGCCTACATCGCCGACAGCGGCAACTACGTGATCCGGCGCGTGGGGACCGACGGCAAGATCACCACGGTCGCCGGCGTCGGCGAAGTGAGCGGCTATCTGGATTCGGCAAATCCACTACTGGCGCGCTTCGATTACCCGATGGGAATCGCCGTCTCGGCGAATGGGACCCTCTACATCAGCGATTACAACAACAAACGCATTCGCAGGTGCCTTCCTTAGCGGCTTCCCGTTAAGGCGCCCAGGCAACTAAGAATCGTGAAGCGCCATTGTCCCACCGGGGCAATGGCGCTTAAGCTATATACATGCCAGCCATCGCCATGCTCATCGCCGTCTTCATCTGGGGCGGCTCCTTCATCGCCACCAAGCTCGCCATCGCCGAGATCCCGCCCATCGCCTTCGCGGTCCTGCGCTTCGCCGTAGCTGTCGCCGGGCTGCTCGCGGCCCACCTGGTGACCCGTACCCCGATCACCATCCCCCGCCCCCTGTGGGGACGCGTGGTGCTGGCGGGCCTGCTCGGAACCACCGCGACCTACGTCCTCGAGAACATCGCCCTCAAGTACACCACCGCGGGCAACACCGCCATCTTCATCGCAGCAAGCCCCTTGCTGACCATCGCCGGCGCCGCCATCTTCCTGCGCGAACGCCTGAACTTGCGAACCATCGGCGGTGCCCTGCTCGCCTTCGGAGGCCTCGCGGCCCTGGTAGGGGCGAGCTTCAAGGAGACCGGCCTGGGGGACGGCCTGATGGCCCTCAACACCCTCGTCGGCGCCTGGTACGCGCTCGTCAGCAAGACCCTCGCGGACCGTGCCTCGCCCCTCTCCACCCTGACCACGACCTACTCGGTGGGGCTCGTCGGCCTGCTGCCCTTCGCCGTCGGCGAGGCCATCCTGACGCCCGCCACCTGGCATTTCTCGCCCCTGTCACTGGGCTCGCTCGCCTTCTTGGGCCTCGGCTCCTCGGGGTGCGCCTACTGGCTCTGGATGTACGCCCTCGGCCGCATGTCGGCTGCGACCTCCGGGGTCTACCTGTACCTGATGCCCATCGTGACGCTCGCCCTCTCGTGGCTCCTGCTCGGCGAGGCGATGGGCCCCGCCAAGATCGCGCAAGCAGCCATCGTCCTGATCGGGGTGTACCTCGCAAGCACGGCCCGCCAAGCCCCACGCATCTCGGAAGTACCTCAACCCTCGTAACAACGAATCCCCCGCCAGGCATGCCTGACGGGGGATTCGGCTTTCGGGTGAAAGGCTACTTCGCGGCTGCAGCCTGGCGGGTCACGGCGATAGCCGAGCCCACTTCCAGGGCCTCGAACCAATCGAGGAACTGGCCGACCTGCTCGTCCCGGAAGATGGCGCCGTGCTGCGGGCAGAGCATCTTGACGTCCAGCTCGCGCACGCGGCGAACCCAGTCGTTCTTGGCCTCGTTCGAAGGCATCCAGCGGCGGTGGAAACCTTCCATGTACTTCACGTGGGCTTCGAAGTCCTGCACGAAGAGGTCCGAGTGATCCTCGGGCAGAAGTGCCGCGCCGATATCACCCGAGAAGAGGATCTTGGCGTGCGGATCGTAGACGCTGAAATTGCCCGACGAGTGGCAGTAATGCGCCGGGACCATCTGGAGCGCGAGGCCGTTGCCGTAGGTCAAAAGCCCGCCGCCATCCTCGACGACCTTGAAGTTGTCGATGTACTCGTAGCCGAAGTGCGCGAGGAAGCCGGACCAGATCTTCGGCACGTAGAGCTGCGCCTTGGGGCAGACGCCGAGCCACAGGGGCAGCGACGAGAAGATGTCGGGGTCCTGGTGACTCGCAAAGAAGGCCTTGAGCTGCCCCAGGCTGATGTGCTCAGAGACGGCCGCGAGCACCGCCGGGAAGATCTCGGTACCGCCCGGATCCAGCAGCAGCGCGTCCCCGTTGCTGACGATGAGATACTCGTTGGTGTCGATGACCGCGTCCTTCTTCTCGGGATCGCGCGCGAGCGCAATCCACTTGTGGTCGCCGTCGTCGAATAGGACCTTACCGATCAAGGGGTGACCTCCTCAGTGTGACGCGCTTCCTAGGCGTGGAAAGCGGTTTTGATGACGTTCTTCATGTCGCCGGCCACTGCGTCGGCCGACTCGCTCAGCTGCGCCAGCGAATCGGCGATGTTCCGGAAGTACGCCCCGTGCTGCACGTCCCGGCTGGCCTCGATGCGGAAGTAAGTGGTAATCCGGGCGATCTTGACGATCTGCCGGAGCACGGATTCGCGCGCCTCCTCCATGTGGTGGAAGCGCGTGAAGATGTCTCCGCGGATCCCGCGGATGTGATCGTCGAGATCCGAAGCGACCTGCTGAACGAACGCGACGTTGTCGGCGCGGGTCATGCGCTCGAGGCCCTCGGCGATGCGATTGAGGCGGCGGCTCTTCTCGACCCCGCTCAGCGAGCTCTTGGCGAGCGCATGGGCATCCCCCTGGATCTCGCCGACCAGCACGCTCATCTGGCGCGCGATCTTGCCCGTCTCGTTGGCCAGGACCATGAAGGCCTCTTGGTTGACCTGAGACTTGGCGGCGGCGATCTCGGCGTTCACCGCGATCAAGCCCATCTCATCCGAGCGGTCCAGCAAGCCTCGTGCGGTTTCTCGCACGTGGATGCATGCCTCGTAGATGGTGACCATCTCTTGCTGGTTTCGACTGTCGAGCGCTTGAGACTGAAGGGCGGGTGTCAGCATGAACGCATCTCCACGTGCGAGGGTCGGCTGTCATGCTTATACCAAAAGCACGAGCGTTTCATATTGGTCGGTTGCTACTGCGTGGTCTAGGCCCTCGGCACGACGGCCAAGGTGCAGCGCGAGATGCAGACGAGCTTGTCCGCTTCGTCCGTGATGCGCACTTCCCAGACCTGGGTGGTGCGGCCCACGTGAATCGGGGTCGCCTCGGCGCTCACCACCCCGTCGCGCTTGGCGCGCAGGTGATTGGCGTTGATCTCGAGGCCGACGGCCATCTGAGTCTCTTGGTCCACGTTGGCCCAGGCCCCGATGCTCGCCACCGTCTCGGCCAGCGCAACCGACGCACCGCCGTGCAGCAGGCCGAAGGGCTGGTGCACGGCCCTGACGACCGGCATGCTGGCCCTGACCCGCTGCGGGGTGACTTCGAGCAGGGTCATGCCCATGGTCTCGGCGAGCGTTCCCTTCGCGGCAGCGGTCATTTGCTGGAGGCGATCGTCCATGGCGGCGTCTTTCTGGTACAGGTTGGCGGGGGCGGCCTTCCCCTCGACAGATCTCGGGGCCTTGCCTCATGATAGCGCAATTGCGCGTGTGCGACCATTCGGGCGCCATTGCGCGGCCCCGCTTTTATTTCACTGGCTCGTGAACGGGAAAGCATGCAAACGTACCAACCGCTCATCACGGTCGTCGTCGCCGTCTACAACGGCGCAACCACGCTTCAACGCTGCATCGACAGCTTCGTGCAGCAGCGCTACCCGCACAAAGAGCTGATCATCATCGACGGCGCCTCCCCCGACGACAGCGCCGCCATCGTGCGCGCCAACGAAGACAAGCTGGCTTACTGGGAATCCGAGCCGGACCGGGGCGTCTACCATGCCTGGAACAAAGCCATCGCCCACGCACGCGGCGAGTGGATCGCCTTTCTGGGGGCCGATGACGTCTTTGCGGACCCCGACGCCCTCGAAAGCCTCGCCGCAGCCGCGACCCCCGAGCTGGACTTCGTCTGGGCCCGCGTCGCCATCGTCGGCTCGGAGGGCCAGGTGCGTGCCCTGAGCGGCGCCCCGTGGGACTGGGAACGGATGAAGCGGACCCAGGTGGTCGCCCATCCGGCGGGCCTGCATCGCCGGGGGCTCTTCGACGAGCGCGGTCTTTTCGACGATGGCTACCGCATCGCCGGGGACTACGACTTCCTGCTGAGGTGCGGCGCGAGCGTCCGCGCGGCCTTCGTCGATCGGGTGGTGGTCAGCTTCGCCGACGGGGGGCTCAGCAGCAAGCAACGCTCCCGGCTACTGGCCGAGAAGCGACGCATCCACGCCAGGCACCCCGAGATTGGCCCCCTGCGCGCGTACCTGAACTACGCCCTCGCCTTGGGCACCTACGCGAAGGCGGGGATCAAGAAGGTGCTCGGCAAGCTGAAACGAGCCCCCCGCGAGCAACTCACCCGCGGGTAAGCGTCGTGAAGGCGGAAGCTCCGCCTTTGCGCAGCAGGACGAAGTCGATGGCGCCGCGCAGGAAGCCGTAGCCGTAACCGAGGTGAAAGGCCGCAAAGACCCCAGGCATGAGCGGCAGGTACTTCAGGCGAGCCGGCTTGAAGCAGGTCAACACCGAGATCGCGACGTTGGCGAGTGCGTAGAGGCCGACGAGGCCGACGAGGCCCCAGCACGCCAAGCGATTGAACGGCGCGAGCAAAGCCAAGAGCAAGAGGGCCAGCACGAAGGCCCCGGGCACCAGGTGCCGCAACGAAGCCGGAAGGCGATGCTTCTGGATCACCCGCACCTTCCAGTAGCCGTACTGGGCGTACTGCCTGAAGAGGGCCGAGAGCGAGGCCCTCGGGTAGTAGCGAGACTTGATGCGAGGGGACTGCCAAACCCTGCGGCCGGCACGCACCAGGCGCAAGTTGAGCTCGTCGTCCTGGTTGCGCACGAGCTCGGGATCGAAGAGGCCGACCTCCTCGAAGACCGCGCGGCGCCAGCAGCCGAGATAGACCGAGTCGACCTCGCCTTCGAACTCGGTGGCGTGCGAGGCGGCCCCGCCCGACGAGAAGGGGGACTGGAAGCCGAGCGCGATCGCCTCCTGGACGTAGGTCTTGCCGGCCGCATGCCACGCGCCGCCCACGTTGTCGGCGCCGCTCTCCTCGAGGACCGCCAGGCATTCGCGAAGGTAGTCCGGGGCATAGACCGTATGCACGTCCATCCGCACGATCACCTCGCCTCGGGCCGCCGTAATCGCCCGGTTCAGGGCGTGCGGGGTGTTGCGCTCGGGGTTGTCGATCACCCGGATGAACGGGTGGCGCTCGGTGTACTCCGCAAGGACCTCGCGGGTCCCGTCGTCGCTCATCCCGTCGGCGATCAGCACCTCGAGCTCAAAGCCCTCGCGGGCCTGAGCGAGCACCGCTTCGAGGAACGGGGCGATGTGCTGCCGCTCGTTCCGGCACGGAACGATGACCGAGAGCAGGGGCAGAGCTTGGGTCACGAGACCTCCTGAGAAGAAACCACCGGGCGCGACGGCGCCACAGCGAGCAGCCGCTCGTATACCGCTTCCATGGCATCGGCGTTGCGGGACCAATCGAAGCACCGCGCCACATGGGCACGGCCCCTCTCTCCCATGGCGACCCGCAGGGCCGGATCATCGAGCAAACGTGAGAGCGCCTGGGCCAGCGCCTCCGGATCGGCGGGCGGCACGAGCAGACCGGTCTCGCCATCCAGGACGACCTCCCCCACCCCGCCCACGCGGGTTGCGACCACGGGCAGGCCGCAGGCGGCCGCCTCGACCGCCGCGACGCCGAAGCTCTCGCTCAGCGACGGCATGGCGAAAATCGAGAGAGCGCGCAGGAAGTCCGGCATCTGGGCATGGGGCAGGCGCCCTACGAGCTGGACGGTCTCTTCCAGATGCAGCGAGGCGATCAAAGAGGCGAGGGCATCGCGCTGATCACCCTCACCTGCGAGCAAGAGCCTCACCGGACGATCCGGTCGCCGATCCAGCAACAGGCGAACCGCGCGGATGAGATGCTCCTGACCGTAGTGAGCCTCGAGGATCTTGGCGCAGCCGATGGTCAAGCCCTCGTGAGGGGTCGCGGGGCCGAACCGGGCGAGATCCACCCCGAACGGGACGACCTCGATCGAACGAGACGGGAGCAGCGGCGCTGTCGCCTCGGCCATCGCATGGCTGCTGGAGGTCACGGCATCCGCCTGGCGCAAGTTCCAGGCGAGCAGGGCGCGGTGCAGCGGGCTTTTCGTGGGGAAGTCGTACACGTCGCTCCCCCAGACCGAGATGACGAAGGGGCGATGGCGCGCCAGGGCCCCGAGCAAGCCATAACTGGTCGCGTAGTGCGCGTGCACGAGATCCGGCCGCAGGCGCCGTACCAGCGCGCGTGCCTCCCCGATCAATGCCAGATAGCCGATCTTGCCCACGGGCGGCGGCTGCAGGAAATGGACTTCGACGCCCGGGATCTCGGCGGGCAGCAGCGAGAGCACATGGACGTCCCAGGCGCGCGCGGCGAACTCGCGCGCCCATTTGACGGTATGAACGTTGCTCGCGTCGGCTAGTAGGACGAGACGGCGTCTCATGCGGGGCTTTCCTCTCGTGATCCCGTCCATTTTACCTCAGCGAAGGGCGTATAATCGCAAGAGCCGCCCCGAAAGCCGAGAGGATCGAGAGCCGTCGTGCGCAAGCCCCAGTACTCCCCGAGCAAACTCTATGTCTATCAGACCTGCCCGCGGCAGTACCACTACCAGTACGTGCGGAAGCTGCCGCGCAGGGCCTGGGCCAACCAGAGCTTCGGCACCTCTCTCCACCGGACCCTCCAGGTCCTCCACGAGCAGGGCGGCCCCACCGCGCGACCCCTCGAAGCCGCCCAGGCCGAACTCGAACGCTCATGGACGGGGGCCGGCTACGACTCGCGCGAGCACGAGCTGGCCGAGCTGGCGCGCGGCAAGGACCTGCTCGCCGCCTACTACGAAACCTGGTCGGACGCCCAGAGCATCCCACTCCTCTTGGAGAAGCGCCTCACGGCCGCTTACCGCGACATCACGCTCTTGGGCATCGTCGACCGGGTGGATCGGCGCTTCGACGGCTCGCTCGAGATCATCGACTACAAGTCGGGCTACGCCCCCGAGCAGATCCGCCCCCACACCCTCCAGCAGCTCGGGATTTACCACTTCCTCATCGGCGAGAAGCTCCGCGAGACCGTCCAGCACCACACGGTGCATTACCTGGCGAGCAATGTTCGCCTCACCCTCGAAATGAGCGCCGCGCACATCGAAGGGATCCTCGAAGGCGTGCGCGAGACCGTCGAGCGGCTCGAAGCGGAGCAACGCTTCACCCCGCGCGTCGCCGAGCACTGCCTGCGCTGCGATTACCTCAGGTACTGCGAGGCGGGCCGCGCCTTTGCCGCTGAAGCCGGCGAGCAGGCGTAAGGACGATCGCACGCCGCTCGGATCGCATGCCACGGCACCGATAGACGCGCTGGGCTATGCTATCCCCATCGCTCGAAAACCTCTCTGAGCGAAACGAGGGCCCGCCGTTCACACACCCGGCGGGCCCTCACCCTTTGAAATCAGGCCTGTTGCCAGGTCATCAAGCGCGCCTGGTGGACCTTGCCGCTTTCCGTCCGCGGCAAGCTCTCGACCAAATGAATCTCGTGGGGACACTTGTGGCGCGACAAATACTGCTCGCAGTGTTGCTTGGCTGCTTCGACCTCGAAGTCCTGCGTGGCGGCCACCACCCAGGCCACAATCCGTTGGCCCTGTGCCGGGTCAGGCACGCCGAGCACCGCCGCCTCCCGGATGCCTGGATGCCGCAGCAGGACGGCCTCGACCTCCCGAGGGTTCACCTTCTCGCTGCCCGCCACGATGAGGGTCTCCTGTCGACCCTGCAGGTGCAAGACGCCTTCGGGATCGAAGAAGCCCAGATCCCCCGTCGGGTGCCACTCGCCCTGCGCCGGAACGAAAGCATCAAGGCCGCCTTGCCAGTAGCCCTGCATCAGGAAGGGAGATTGGACCTGCACCGCACCGATCTCGCCCGGCTCCGCAGGGCCCTGCTCACCCACGATCCGCAGGCAGACACCGGGAAAAGGACGGGCGAAGCGTCCGGTGCCGAAGCCGGGATCGTCCTCGGAGCTCAGGGCGATGGGACCGGCCTCGGTCTGGCCGTAAAGTTCGAAGATCCAAGCCTTGGGGAAGACCTTGCGCACCGCGGCCACATCGTCCGGGGTGAGGGGTGTCCCGCCCGAGAGGACATGCGTCACCTCAGAGAGATCCAGCTCCGCGAGGTCCTCGAGGGCCGCAAGCGTCCGGAAGGTCGCAGGCACGCCCGCGAAGCTCGCGATCGCCTCGCGTTGCATCTCCTGCAAGACGGGGAAGGGAAAGGCCAGGCCCCTGAAGAGCTGCACGAAGCCGCCGACCAGCAAGATCGACAGGAGCTGCGCGAGCATGGGGTAGCCGTGATACAGGGGCAGGACGATCGCCGTGCTCGGCGCAGGAGACTCGGGCAGGGCTTCAGCGATCGCGCGGGCCGCTGTCAGCATGGCCCGGTGCGAGAGGGCGATTCCGCGCGGCTCGCCCGTGCTGCCCGAGGTGTAGAGGATCGTCGCCACGTCGTCGGGATCGGCGACCACCGCGTCGGGGGTCTCCTCGTAAGGCAGCTCGAAGTACGGGACGAACGGCTCCTCGCCGCGTGCCGACTGCCACGAAATCTGCTGCCGGCGAGGATCCAGGCGCATGACGCGACCCTGGAAGGCTCGGATGAAGGCCTCGCGCACCGCATCGCCCGCCGAGGCGTCCGCCATGAGCAGGCGCGCCTGGCAATCCCGGGCGTGGGCGAGCAGTTCGACCTCGCGCAGCTGAGGACTGACGGGCACGGGGATCGCCCCCAGGTGCAAGAGGGCGAAGTACCCGATGACCCAGGAATCGCCCGTAGGGGCCATGAGCAGGACCCGCTCGCCTGGGACCAGGTCCGGGTGCCCGGCGCGAATCGCACCCGCGATCCGGCGAATTCCGCGCGCCAGCGCGCTGTAGCTCCAGCGCCGCCCATCGGCGACCAGGGCCTCCACGTGGGGCTTGAGGGCGGCCTGGGTCCGAATGAGATCCGAAAGCGTCAAGATTTCCACACAGCCCTCGCGCGTCATGCAACTCCTCGCTTGCCAAGCGCCTTACGGCGCGCTTACGGCCTCTTCAGGGTACCCGATCCGGCTGGCCCCTGCCTAGCCCCTGCTCGGCTGTCGTGAGCCCCGTGAAGGCAAGAGCTTGACCCGCCCCGGCACTAACAACTAAGCTTTCAGTATCACGTCATATCCCGCGCTCTTTGGCCCCCGCATCCGCGACGGGCCGCACGTGCGAAGAGGTCCTCTTGGCCGACGACTCGTTCAGCTTCCCGAGCGATGGGCGCGCCGCTCAAGCGACACGCCCCATCGCCAACCCCAACAAGCGTGCCTTCGAGCGCGTCATGTACGTCATCCCGGTCGAGCTCACCGACCGCGCCGGGAGCTTCTTGATCAAGGCCAAGATTCGCGACGTCTCGCCCGTGGCGGCGCGGGTGCATTTCTTCCGCCCGCCGCGCTTGAGGCCAGGCGACCACGTGATCGTCACCATCTGGAAGAACATCCGCGCCGAGGATGCCGTTTCCTCGTTCCGCGCGTCGGCGACGGTGTTCGCCTCGCGCGGGCCCGACGCCCTGGTCCTGATGTTCGACAACCCCCGGGCGATGGCCGCGGAGGGCTTCACCCGCTTCATCTACGGCCCGCTGTTGCTGGCGTCGCTCAACGGCCAGCACCGCTCAAACGATCCGCAACAAGAGCAGGAAGTCGAGACCCAGCGCAAGGCGGCACGGCGCAAGGCGATCACCGCCAAGGCGCAGGAGTCGGAGTCCATGCAAAGCGAGCGGGATCCGCTCTGGAGATCGCACTCCTACCGCCGATCGAGACGGCGCTTCGAGCGCTGAGCGCTAGCGCAGGAGCAGCGTGTCGCGCAGGTCGGCCGGAGCGTGCTGCTGCGCCTCGTAGGGGGTCATGACCCAGAGCTTGATCGAATGGGTGGCGGCGTTGTCGTCCATGGGCCCGGCGACCGGGCGCTGAATGAAATCAAGCAGGATGCGGCCGGGGCGCGCCAGCGGAAAGGTCCAGATCTCGGTCGGGGTCGGCTCGGCCACCACCCGGACCCTGAAGGGGGCATCGAAGAGCCAGCGCTCGCCGCGTGCCGCCCACTCCCACGCGTAGCCCTTGTTGGCGGGTAGCGCCACGTAG
This genomic window from bacterium contains:
- a CDS encoding hotdog fold thioesterase, producing the protein MTAAAKGTLAETMGMTLLEVTPQRVRASMPVVRAVHQPFGLLHGGASVALAETVASIGAWANVDQETQMAVGLEINANHLRAKRDGVVSAEATPIHVGRTTQVWEVRITDEADKLVCISRCTLAVVPRA
- a CDS encoding PilZ domain-containing protein: MADDSFSFPSDGRAAQATRPIANPNKRAFERVMYVIPVELTDRAGSFLIKAKIRDVSPVAARVHFFRPPRLRPGDHVIVTIWKNIRAEDAVSSFRASATVFASRGPDALVLMFDNPRAMAAEGFTRFIYGPLLLASLNGQHRSNDPQQEQEVETQRKAARRKAITAKAQESESMQSERDPLWRSHSYRRSRRRFER
- a CDS encoding acyl--CoA ligase, translated to MEILTLSDLIRTQAALKPHVEALVADGRRWSYSALARGIRRIAGAIRAGHPDLVPGERVLLMAPTGDSWVIGYFALLHLGAIPVPVSPQLREVELLAHARDCQARLLMADASAGDAVREAFIRAFQGRVMRLDPRRQQISWQSARGEEPFVPYFELPYEETPDAVVADPDDVATILYTSGSTGEPRGIALSHRAMLTAARAIAEALPESPAPSTAIVLPLYHGYPMLAQLLSILLVGGFVQLFRGLAFPFPVLQEMQREAIASFAGVPATFRTLAALEDLAELDLSEVTHVLSGGTPLTPDDVAAVRKVFPKAWIFELYGQTEAGPIALSSEDDPGFGTGRFARPFPGVCLRIVGEQGPAEPGEIGAVQVQSPFLMQGYWQGGLDAFVPAQGEWHPTGDLGFFDPEGVLHLQGRQETLIVAGSEKVNPREVEAVLLRHPGIREAAVLGVPDPAQGQRIVAWVVAATQDFEVEAAKQHCEQYLSRHKCPHEIHLVESLPRTESGKVHQARLMTWQQA
- a CDS encoding glycosyltransferase family 4 protein → MRRRLVLLADASNVHTVKWAREFAARAWDVHVLSLLPAEIPGVEVHFLQPPPVGKIGYLALIGEARALVRRLRPDLVHAHYATSYGLLGALARHRPFVISVWGSDVYDFPTKSPLHRALLAWNLRQADAVTSSSHAMAEATAPLLPSRSIEVVPFGVDLARFGPATPHEGLTIGCAKILEAHYGQEHLIRAVRLLLDRRPDRPVRLLLAGEGDQRDALASLIASLHLEETVQLVGRLPHAQMPDFLRALSIFAMPSLSESFGVAAVEAAACGLPVVATRVGGVGEVVLDGETGLLVPPADPEALAQALSRLLDDPALRVAMGERGRAHVARCFDWSRNADAMEAVYERLLAVAPSRPVVSSQEVS
- a CDS encoding glycosyltransferase; translation: MQTYQPLITVVVAVYNGATTLQRCIDSFVQQRYPHKELIIIDGASPDDSAAIVRANEDKLAYWESEPDRGVYHAWNKAIAHARGEWIAFLGADDVFADPDALESLAAAATPELDFVWARVAIVGSEGQVRALSGAPWDWERMKRTQVVAHPAGLHRRGLFDERGLFDDGYRIAGDYDFLLRCGASVRAAFVDRVVVSFADGGLSSKQRSRLLAEKRRIHARHPEIGPLRAYLNYALALGTYAKAGIKKVLGKLKRAPREQLTRG
- a CDS encoding PD-(D/E)XK nuclease family protein — its product is MRKPQYSPSKLYVYQTCPRQYHYQYVRKLPRRAWANQSFGTSLHRTLQVLHEQGGPTARPLEAAQAELERSWTGAGYDSREHELAELARGKDLLAAYYETWSDAQSIPLLLEKRLTAAYRDITLLGIVDRVDRRFDGSLEIIDYKSGYAPEQIRPHTLQQLGIYHFLIGEKLRETVQHHTVHYLASNVRLTLEMSAAHIEGILEGVRETVERLEAEQRFTPRVAEHCLRCDYLRYCEAGRAFAAEAGEQA
- a CDS encoding DMT family transporter, with the translated sequence MPAIAMLIAVFIWGGSFIATKLAIAEIPPIAFAVLRFAVAVAGLLAAHLVTRTPITIPRPLWGRVVLAGLLGTTATYVLENIALKYTTAGNTAIFIAASPLLTIAGAAIFLRERLNLRTIGGALLAFGGLAALVGASFKETGLGDGLMALNTLVGAWYALVSKTLADRASPLSTLTTTYSVGLVGLLPFAVGEAILTPATWHFSPLSLGSLAFLGLGSSGCAYWLWMYALGRMSAATSGVYLYLMPIVTLALSWLLLGEAMGPAKIAQAAIVLIGVYLASTARQAPRISEVPQPS
- a CDS encoding MBL fold metallo-hydrolase → MIGKVLFDDGDHKWIALARDPEKKDAVIDTNEYLIVSNGDALLLDPGGTEIFPAVLAAVSEHISLGQLKAFFASHQDPDIFSSLPLWLGVCPKAQLYVPKIWSGFLAHFGYEYIDNFKVVEDGGGLLTYGNGLALQMVPAHYCHSSGNFSVYDPHAKILFSGDIGAALLPEDHSDLFVQDFEAHVKYMEGFHRRWMPSNEAKNDWVRRVRELDVKMLCPQHGAIFRDEQVGQFLDWFEALEVGSAIAVTRQAAAAK
- a CDS encoding glycosyltransferase family 2 protein — translated: MPLLSVIVPCRNERQHIAPFLEAVLAQAREGFELEVLIADGMSDDGTREVLAEYTERHPFIRVIDNPERNTPHALNRAITAARGEVIVRMDVHTVYAPDYLRECLAVLEESGADNVGGAWHAAGKTYVQEAIALGFQSPFSSGGAASHATEFEGEVDSVYLGCWRRAVFEEVGLFDPELVRNQDDELNLRLVRAGRRVWQSPRIKSRYYPRASLSALFRQYAQYGYWKVRVIQKHRLPASLRHLVPGAFVLALLLLALLAPFNRLACWGLVGLVGLYALANVAISVLTCFKPARLKYLPLMPGVFAAFHLGYGYGFLRGAIDFVLLRKGGASAFTTLTRG